The following proteins are encoded in a genomic region of Triticum dicoccoides isolate Atlit2015 ecotype Zavitan chromosome 1B, WEW_v2.0, whole genome shotgun sequence:
- the LOC119349744 gene encoding S-type anion channel SLAH2-like, which yields MASRAVHGQAGCAPSPEPLLLRIPSQAAGVSSMEAADAVVSGGRSTKEAVAAAYAETPSSVLISVPGSPSGLHLAQLGMPPFVCANKADVGAPAVPPSVSKVERPHHPAVPQLLKQARHHSQPSMVVRVGGEVPAVLRSDSMRERDRRFDQFKTFSGRLERQLSSLRGVPQDTDVEQGAASKISEEETDEDDEVPTADRYFAALEGPELETLRSTEVAVLPKDETWPFLLRFPINAFGMCLGVSSQAMLWKTLESEPSTKFLHVHPATNHVLWWISVALMVVVSITYLLKVVFYFEAVRREFHHPVRVNFFFAPWIACLFLVKGVPHPVWEIHHAVWYLLMAPILCLDLKIYGQWMSSGERRLSKVANPSNHLAIVGNFVGALLGARMGLRELPIFFFAVGLAHYVVLFVTLYQRLPTNVQLPKELHPVFFLFVAAPSVASMAWTRISGEFNDGSKLLYFVSLFLYVSLVVRINLFRGFKFSLAWWAYTFPMTSVALATVLYASEVDNTLTRALAVGLSGIAVVTVTGVLATTMYHAFVRKDLFPNDVSIAITRRRPKFSKILAHLRSSSSDVKELVLSIPNFSSNSKQGAYCDDAGSSYKTSGLSASLLWHTDTEEQSVRRSMHDLVLVRTASLC from the exons ATGGCGTCCAGGGCGGTGCACGGCCAGGCGGGGTGTGCTCCGTCCCCGGAGCCGCTTCTCCTGCGTATCCCGTCGCAGGCCGCCGGCGTTTCTTCGATGGAGGCTGCGGATGCCGTCGTTTCTGGCGGCAGGAGCACCAAGGAGGCGGTCGCGGCTGCTTATGCTGAGACGCCGAGCTCTGTCTTGATCAGCGTTCCGGGCTCGCCGTCGGGGCTCCACCTCGCGCAGCTCGGCATGCCACCGTTCGTCTGCGCCAACAAGGCCGACGTGGGCGCCCCTGCCGTCCCGCCGAGCGTGTCGAAGGTCGAGCGGCCTCACCACCCGGCCGTGCCGCAGCTGCTGAAGCAGGCCCGGCACCACTCGCAGCCGTCCATGGTGGTCAGAGTCGGCGGCGAGGTGCCGGCGGTGCTGCGGAGCGACAGCATGCGGGAGCGAGACCGGCGGTTTGACCAATTCAAGACGTTCTCTGGCCGCCTTGAGCGGCAGCTCTCCAGCCTCCGCGGGGTGCCACAGGACACCGACGTCGAGCAAGGTGCAGCGTCAAAGATCTCAgaggaggaaaccgacgaggatgaTGAAGTGCCCACCGCCGACCGCTACTTCGCCGCGCTCGAAGGACCCGAGCTCGAGACACTTCGG TCGACAGAGGTGGCCGTATTGCCTAAGGACGAGACATGGCCGTTCCTGCTCCGATTCCCCATCAACGCCTTTGGGATGTGCCTTGGCGTGAGCAGCCAGGCCATGCTGTGGAAGACCCTTGAGTCGGAACCCTCCACCAAGTTTCTTCATGTGCACCCTGCTACCAACCACGTCCTCTGGTGGATCTCCGTCGCACTCATGGTTGTCGTCTCCATCACCTACCTTCTAAAGGTCGTTTTCTACTTCGAGGCCGTCCGCCGCGAGTTCCACCACCCCGTGCGCGTCAACTTCTTCTTTGCACCATGGATTGCCTGCCTTTTTCTTGTCAAGGGCGTGCCGCATCCGGTGTGGGAGATCCACCACGCCGTCTGGTACTTGCTCATGGCGCCCATCCTGTGCCTCGACCTCAAGATCTATGGCCAGTGGATGTCTAGTGGCGAGCGGCGCCTCTCTAAGGTAGCCAATCCATCCAACCACCTCGCGATCGTCGGCAACTTTGTCGGCGCACTTCTCGGTGCTAGGATGGGCCTTCGGGAGCTGCccatcttcttctttgccgtcGGGTTGGCCCACTATGTCGTGCTATTTGTCACTCTCTATCAGCGGCTCCCCACCAACGTGCAACTCCCCAAGGAGCTCCACCCAGTGTTCTTCCTTTTCGTCGCGGCACCTAGCGTTGCTTCCATGGCCTGGACAAGGATCTCTGGAGAGTTCAACGATGGTTCCAAGCTCCTTTACTTCGTCTCGCTATTCCTCTACGTGTCTCTGGTGGTGCGTATCAACCTCTTTAGGGGGTTCAAGTTCTCGCTGGCATGGTGGGCATACACATTCCCGATGACGAGTGTGGCCTTGGCGACGGTGTTATATGCATCAGAGGTAGACAACACGCTGACACGGGCACTGGCGGTCGGGTTGTCAGGAATTGCCGTTGTCACGGTCACCGGCGTGCTAGCCACCACCATGTACCACGCCTTCGTGCGGAAGGATCTCTTCCCCAATGACGTATCCATAGCCATCACGCGGCGAAGGCCCAAGTTTAGCAAGATCCTCGCGCACCTTCGGTCGTCGAGCTCTGATGTCAAGGAGCTTGTTCTCTCCATCCCAAATTTCAGTTCCAATTCCAAGCAGGGCGCATACTGCGATGACGCCGGCTCCAGCTACAAGACGAGCGGCTTGTCGGCGAGTCTCCTGTGGCACACGGACACGGAAGAGCAAAGTGTTAGGAGGTCCATGCACGACCTGGTGCTTGTACGCACGGCTAGCTTATGTTGA